In Corallococcus exiguus, the sequence TCGAGGAGGAGCGCGAATCGGTCGCCGCCCGTCCAGTGGAGATTCTCCCGCATAGCCTCTTCCGCCCCAGCCGGGCAGGTGAAGGACTCGGGCCGGATCTGGGCACCCGGACAACCCGCCGCCAGCGCCGCGACGAGCGATAGCGATGCGCACTCAGCGGCAGCAACGGACTTCTTCGGCATGCGGGGTGGGCGTCCTTGGCTCAGGACTTCGGGGGCGGGGTTCTTCAAAGCGGATCCTTCCTTCGGAACAGCAGCGATTGCCGGCCCAGGGGCTGTCACGGGCGACGGGCCAGGAGGTGACATAGCAGGAGGGGCTGCCATGGGCGGCGTGGAATGGGGAGCCTTGGGAGAGCGCGGGCTTGCAGCGACGCGGGGCTCGGGAGGCGGGGCGGGACTCTCGGCTGATGGGCCCCAGAGGGCCGCAGCCACGACGAGCGCGACGACACCCGCAATGGCCACGAGCCACCTTGCCGGCCTGTGCGGGCGCTTCAGCAGGGCGACGTGCAACTTGAGGGGGTCGGGGCCGATAGGGAGCGGCGCTCCGAGTGGCCCCCGCGTGTCGGGCTCGGACGGATGCTGTTCCGATGGCGGATGCGCTGGCACGTCGTAGTCGACGATAGGGTCGGCCCGGAGATCCGCGAACTCGCGCCGGAGTGCTTCCGTGTCGACCGGGCGCCGTGAAGGGTTCCGATCCAGGAGGCTTTCAACGAGATCGCTCAGCACTTCGGGAACACGAGCGTTCGCGAGTCGGGGCGGCGGCGGCTCGAATTGCTGGCTGTTCAAGGCGAAGCGCGGTCGGAACTCTGTCGGTCGCGGATCGGTCAGCAGCTCATGCAACATGACGCCGACGGCGAAAATCTCGTCGGCCACCTGGAAGGCATATCGGGCCCGGTGCTCGTCCTTGTGCTCGCGCAGGAATTGGAACTGTTCTGGCGCGCGGTAGCGTTCGGTTCCCGGAGGCAAACCGCCCTCTGTCAGGTCTTCGGCGAGCGAGTAGGTCGCGCAGCTAAAATCGATGATAACGGGCTCGCCATCGCTCTTGCGGATCAGGACATTGAGCAGCTTCAAATCCCGATGCAGCACGCCCCGACTGTGCATGTAAGACAGTGCGGCCGTGAGCTTCTCAAAGACGCTCAGAATCTCTCGGATTGTGGGGTGTTTCCGCTCTGCCCACTCCGCAAGCGTCCAGCCGTCCACGTAGTCAAGCGCAAGGTACACGTTGCCGGTCGTCGTGTAGCCATGCCCTTGTGGGCGGACGATGTTCGGGTGCTCCAGCATGAGAAGCGCCGTCAGCTCGCGCAAGGTCCGGGCATGGGTCTGCTTGAAATCGCCGCTCACTTCCCGGTGACGCGCCACCTTGATCGCACCGCGCTTGCTGTTCTTCTCTCCGAGGAAGACGCGGGCAAAGCCACCGTTGCCGAGTTCCTTGGAAACCTGCCATCCGTCAATGAGCGTGCTGGGTGGCGTCTCAATCGGCGTCATGGGGGGCCCCCCGCCCCGGGCTTCGGAAAGCGCACGTCAGGAATCGTCAAGTTGCGGCCCCCGTCCCCTCGCAAGTCCAGGGTGAAAACAAGGCTCGCGTCGGACTCTTGAATTTCAGCGACCGCG encodes:
- a CDS encoding serine/threonine protein kinase, producing MTPIETPPSTLIDGWQVSKELGNGGFARVFLGEKNSKRGAIKVARHREVSGDFKQTHARTLRELTALLMLEHPNIVRPQGHGYTTTGNVYLALDYVDGWTLAEWAERKHPTIREILSVFEKLTAALSYMHSRGVLHRDLKLLNVLIRKSDGEPVIIDFSCATYSLAEDLTEGGLPPGTERYRAPEQFQFLREHKDEHRARYAFQVADEIFAVGVMLHELLTDPRPTEFRPRFALNSQQFEPPPPRLANARVPEVLSDLVESLLDRNPSRRPVDTEALRREFADLRADPIVDYDVPAHPPSEQHPSEPDTRGPLGAPLPIGPDPLKLHVALLKRPHRPARWLVAIAGVVALVVAAALWGPSAESPAPPPEPRVAASPRSPKAPHSTPPMAAPPAMSPPGPSPVTAPGPAIAAVPKEGSALKNPAPEVLSQGRPPRMPKKSVAAAECASLSLVAALAAGCPGAQIRPESFTCPAGAEEAMRENLHWTGGDRFALLLDDRYGREDVWFTAGAEVVGIVPKGVRGRQMEVAPVGTRFYGKAYYLSDKMGRADGPALVVRYDRVKLPGQDEQPVCFVVEATAEAFKDGKVKAFNLDGGGVVDRWP